In Drosophila ananassae strain 14024-0371.13 chromosome 3R, ASM1763931v2, whole genome shotgun sequence, the DNA window GCGATGCGAATCGCTGAAGCACTAGATCGATATAAAAACTAAGCGTCGCTATATAATCTATGATGTTAACAGATGACTTGATGAATTCACACTTGTTCGGCGATGAGATAAAGCGtacctataataaattattcttttaaattaatttgttcTTCGATTTAAGAATTATCTCTTACCAATATCTCAAAGGTAAACCAGGCATTACAAACGCATTCAATGTAGAAGAAGGCTATGTGCGCATTGGTCTGTGTCTTGTCCAGAAACCAGCCGGCAGTTCCGTTCGCAGTTCGAACTGTCACATTCCGGACAATGGGCACCCTCATATCCGGATGGGTCTTCAGGCAGAACGACAGGATCGAGATGCAGATGAAGAACACCGAAACCACGCCAATAGTCTGAAATTCAAAAATGGAATAGTCAGACCTCGACactataaatacatttttacaTTCACAGCCTTGCTTGTCGACACAGTTTACAATTTGATGAATGTTTTAATTGTGGAAAGTATGATTAATTCGTTTGTCTAATTGCATTTGAATCAAGAAACAAGACTAgtaattttcattaaaaatatatgcaaGCATCCGTTGGAAATGCAAgtataaatagattttttGCATCTTCAAAACCataaattttctaattttaaattgcCTCTTGATGTTACCTTGGCTGCATTTGAACTATAAGGCTCATCGAACAAGGACCAAATGCGCGGCTTCATCTCCTGCCACCAGGATATAGTGCCTTTGTAGTAGTCCTCTTCGAAGCCAAATTTACGTGCCAATTCCTCTTCGGACGGTTTTTCCGTATCCAGATCGAGACGATCCAGCACGGCTAGGGTCTCCTGTGTGTCACGATGCTGTGAATGAGATatagtattttaaaaataaatcaataaagATTTAATAGAGAAGTCTAACCTGTGTGTAGGTCATCCAACAGCAGGGTTCCACTTGATTCGAGTCTAGACCCCAAAACTCCAGTTCCTCTTCGAACAGCGGTCCGCACACATCTGTGGGATAATGCAGCTTACCGGTTCTGAAAgacattattaaaatattttaatatttttaaaaaacataaattaaataaatagtatTACCTGTAATAGTTGAGCACTTGTGCGAAGACGCCCGGATGCCGATCAAAGAAGTACTCATTCAGTATCGGATCGTAGTTGGCTAGGGCCTCTGTTAGCCGGGATAATCGCGTAGCCGGAATCTTTTTCAGCGTGGCCTTGTAGGTTTCGTGCCGGATGCCACCCACATTGAGCACCACACGGTTCTCCGAGTCCATGTTGATCAGATTCATGGCTGCATGCGCATAGTGTTGCATTTTTTTAGGTATATAAGTCATTTTCTCAACTAAACAAACTCAAACTCAAAATCATAATCAAAGTatgtttgaatatttttgattttcaaataaaataacacaAAACCTAAAAGTCTTTAAAGTATTTTCTTGAGTACTCTTGTGCGTTTTGTTTGTGGTTTATTCCAAACTGTATTTAATGTTGGCCAACCTGAATGTTTTTCGTTATCCTTGCCCACGATTTTAGCAGTTCTCCGTGCCCCGCAGCTGGCAAGGCacctcactcacacactccACACTCCTGACCTCGTCTGATCCACTGTCCACTCCACAATCCCTTGAACTCCCACTTGCAATTATTCGACTAGATGTTAGGAGCAGACCCAAAGCATCCTCGGAATGCTTAGCCCTGGGCCTTGAGCTACTCACTAGGTTGGGGCTGGATTGGACAACATGGCGCTGAAAGAAGGATTTAAATGGTATTAAATGAAGGATAATAAAGGTGTTTAACTGAATACTAttatttcttgaatttaaactttaagaaaaacaatttttcctCTCTTTTGACCAGAGGGTCAATTAAAGCAAGAGTGCTTTAATGGAAGATTACCAAAATAATTTGTATGTACCCCGTATGGGTAGTCGTTTATGTAGTCCTACTTCCTTTGTGCTCCCATTATTTTGCATGGTACGTAATTATGAGTATATGACTTATTCAGAAGTGCTGAGTAAGTCGATTCATAATGGCCATTATTTACACGCGCACACAACTATTTTGGGAATTAAACTAGATATAATGCCCGTGGAAAAGTAAGAGTTTGGAAATGAGGAATTTTCTCACTTTTATTAAACTGTTTCTTACTCATATTTATACTCTGTACGGCTTGTTACCAAATATTGCAAAAAATTAAGTGTTTTTTTAAGACATATGTTATCCATCTTGGCCAATAAAACTAATATAAATGGAAACTGTGATGAAAGACGACCACAAGCCGgcccataaacaaaaaatcacaTGACCCCGGACCAGAAATATCTTAAGAATACAAATCAGCAAACTTAAATCAATATTTAGTGTATACAAATCATTTAGAATTATGTATATATTCCATATCATTTCGGATAAGTGGAAAAACTTTCGCACATCTCGACTTTATGGTGAAATTTGAAGATTTTGTTTATGTTGGAAATAATGATTATGGATCGAATCCGTGATCGGAATGATTCAGTTATGTGTAAAAGTGTGCCGGATGGAAGTTCGcctctttttttctttccgAGTTCCGAGAATCTACCTGTGATGGACGCATCCTTGGCCACCCCCGCCGATGATTCAGTAACTGAATTCACTTTAGTTGAGCGGAAATTTTTACGCCgcataattatttaaaatcaacAAACTGAAGGCTCCAACTAAGGCAATCCATTCGGAAAATAGGCAATAATATTTGCTTCGATTGAATTGACCCATTAGCAGCTCGTGAAGCGCATCCCACTTtgaattgttttcctttttcccgAAGATCTAACTAAATATAGTCTAGTCTATATCATCGATAGCGTCATCGATTTGCAGAAAGTGGTATGAgatacccaaaaaaaaaccccacaaaaatagtaataataaaaataaaattggagcGTAGCGTAGGGGAATAATAAAATTGCCTTTCGTGATTTGCACAAAAGGCAAATATTTGTTCTTAAACAATATTTAGTTTTGGCGCTGCATTGTTtactgacacacacacacactcatacgcACCCAGCTGGCACGGATACAAATGTATTTCCCAGATACTTTTATACAAAAAGTGAGCAACAGCGTCTTGCTTGTGTGTCTGTCTATATGTCTGTCGGTTTGTCTAAAATGTCTGGCTGTTATTTTTCTGTTGTCGATTCTCATCATTGTCCATTGGATTGTTTACTTGCAACCGGCTGCTTCTCGATTTTCGAATCAGCGCcataaaattacaaaacaagcgcaaaaaaaaagcacaaacACACCAGAAAGATTTTCATGAGGctttataaacaaaacaaacaatgcCAAACACACGCTGTGGCCAGTTTTTCCGACCATCTCCGTCCGGTGAAGAGTGGTGGaatttaatttgcaattaATGCTAATGATTATGTTATACATACTCCATCGTACTGgaacttttttcttttttttgtttttttttttgggccccCCAATCTTAGGTTGTTATTCATATTCCTTCCGACTGCAATTAACTTTAAAATAGTAAGCGTGTGTACTTGTGTATTTTTAGCTATGCTACATTATTTATTCACTTTTAATGAGGCACAGGCACAGAACTTGAAAGCTCTCCCCCCAAGAAAACATActtcttggccaaaaagtatttaaaatgagtttcgttttttttttttcgtttgccCCCCAACTTtcttcctttttcttttttcataTCAAAATTTCCTCGGCTCCTACCGTCAGGCAGTCCTGGAAACAACATCCTGTGGCCCGCAGTTGCACGCAAGTAGAGTAGTTAGAAGGTGGCTTAACTGCCTCTCAGGGGGGCGACAGGATGATGGGTGGTTCGGGCTACCAAAAAGGGGACAGTCAGGAGCTGAGGGCAGAGGGCAACGCAACACACTAACacaaacacacgcacacaccccTGCACACACAGTAGGTCAGGAGTGTTTTGTAAGTAGCGTGTTGTAGTAAGTGCGGCCTGTGACTCGGGTAACTGctctgtttttgttgtggTATGATGTTGCCTGCCTCGGTTAACTCGGCGTATACATGATACTCTCTTGTAAggatatacacacacacatacagccACAGAGGGCACACGACTTTACACGTGTGTGTCGCGCACGCATCGATTTTTCCGTTTTTGGTGTATCAGAAACTTCCTTATTGTCTGTAGCATTGACTTTAAATTTGTCAGCAAACAGTGCGATAAATTACGACCCGATTTCTTTCTTCaaaatgtacatatatatatatatatatatatatatatatatatatagtgtgtgtgtgtgtgtatatcaCATCCATCAAAACCGTAGAGCCGCCACCTTCTTCGCAATTTCTCCGACTCCTATTCTCACCTATTCTCTCATTCTGCGGGGTCGGTGCGCTCTGCCAATAAACATACTTTCGATTCCGAGATTTTCCACTGCTAACTGAATAACAGTAATTGTTTCGCGGGGCTTTGGAAAATAGGGCGGgggaaaaactaaaaaacagaGGAATTTAACACAACGGCACTACACTTTCTTCTcgatataatttttttcttttcttttcacttttctttttttgtattgtaaGGGGCCCGCCACTCTCACACACTCCTTCTTCttctgttttctttctttccgTTCCGTTCCGTTCCGTGGAGTTTTCCGTCCGGGCAACTTCCGAGCCGTACGAGGCGATTTTACAAACTGAAAAGGAATCCGAACAAAGCGACGGAATTTTCACGCTCTTTCCTCTCCGGGCAAGATGTTGATGTTGCCTGTCTTCATCTCGGAAAGTCAGCGTGAAAATTCAAAGCATGCGCAGtgtttttctcaatttttacATTGCTTTTGCTTTGACGTTTGCTTCAATGTGCCGCCAAAATgcaacactgcgtatgagtgatatttaAGCGGAGTTCTTATAGTGCAGGataaagttgaaaaaaaagagttatatttttttttcatatttaagAACTACTAGTTTATTAGTTTATAACAATACTTTGTATTATTCAAAGGattcttaataattttttagataaaacacatatatttttttttaacttttatttttaattttttttttattttttaactttctgttttattttttactttatttttgttctgttttgtaaataaattaattaaaacttcTTTTAATAACAGTTTAGATGATATTGATGGTTTGACAAGCACTGCCGTCTCATGTAAATGGAATGTAAAATACATGTAGATATGCAAACCAAACCTTACCagatttgaaattatttaatattttccattaaCTCCATTATATTTAAGCCCCACCATCCCTATTAAATAAGACATACTTTTAtcttgaaaatatataaattgtattgaaaaaaagaGAGTTGCGGGAACGTAAAAACTGAAGTACAGAGCGATTTAAGTAAATTGGCAATGAAAATAAGATctcaaaaaacaatttgatGCTTCCTTTCGATGGACAGTAGATAGATACAATTTCAACTAGGCTATGTTTAGAAAACAAATGCAATTGGCTAAGTGAATAGATGAATCCAAAAAGGCAGAAACCAGATGAGCTTTGGTCCTAAGCAGAGAATGGATCGCATAAGCGTATATTATAAGTGATATTTTATGCATATTTAAATGATGAGTATAAAATATTCGATCAGTTGCTAGGCTAGGCTTGCTGCTCCTCACTGCCATCGGGAGAAGTGTGCCAGACATGTCCCGTTTCCAGGGCCTGCAGCTTGAGCAGCTCCTTCTGACTGTCCTTGGCCTGAAGGTGGAAAACACTTTGCTGcgattgggattgggattaTTCGTTAAGGATTTTCTGTTTTGCCATTTACTTCAAAGACTCACCTTGACCTCCTTGCTGGTTAAGACATCCATTTTGTCATAGATAATGGCATGCAGTCCGAGCTCCTTGAGTAGCTTGATGGTGTCCTTGGAGTTGTTGTCATCGCCCCAGCAGAACAGCACCAATCCGCGCTCCTTGGCCAGATTCACCTAAAAGCGTCCGTGGCTAAATGGTTCGCATTTTGAATCGTGTGTGGCGAGAGGATCATTTTACCTGGCTGGGATCTCGCAACAAGTCCTCCGT includes these proteins:
- the LOC6498063 gene encoding potassium voltage-gated channel protein Shaw isoform X4, with the translated sequence MTYIPKKMQHYAHAAMNLINMDSENRVVLNVGGIRHETYKATLKKIPATRLSRLTEALANYDPILNEYFFDRHPGVFAQVLNYYRTGKLHYPTDVCGPLFEEELEFWGLDSNQVEPCCWMTYTQHRDTQETLAVLDRLDLDTEKPSEEELARKFGFEEDYYKGTISWWQEMKPRIWSLFDEPYSSNAAKTIGVVSVFFICISILSFCLKTHPDMRVPIVRNVTVRTANGTAGWFLDKTQTNAHIAFFYIECVCNAWFTFEILVRFISSPNKCEFIKSSVNIIDYIATLSFYIDLVLQRFASHLENADILEFFSIIRIMRLFKLTRHSSGLKILIQTFRASAKELTLLVFFLVLGIVIFASLVYYAERIQPNPHNDFNSIPLGLWWALVTMTTVGYGDMAPKTYIGMFVGALCALAGVLTIALPVPVIVSNFAMYYSHTQARAKLPKKRRRVLPVEQPRPPRLPGAPGGVSGCGTPGSGPHSGPMGSGGTGPRRMNNKTKDLVSPKSDMAFSFD
- the LOC6498063 gene encoding potassium voltage-gated channel protein Shaw isoform X2; translated protein: MTYIPKKMQHYAHAAMNLINMDSENRVVLNVGGIRHETYKATLKKIPATRLSRLTEALANYDPILNEYFFDRHPGVFAQVLNYYRTGKLHYPTDVCGPLFEEELEFWGLDSNQVEPCCWMTYTQHRDTQETLAVLDRLDLDTEKPSEEELARKFGFEEDYYKGTISWWQEMKPRIWSLFDEPYSSNAAKTIGVVSVFFICISILSFCLKTHPDMRVPIVRNVTVRTANGTAGWFLDKTQTNAHIAFFYIECVCNAWFTFEILVRFISSPNKCEFIKSSVNIIDYIATLSFYIDLVLQRFASHLENADILEFFSIIRIMRLFKLTRHSSGLKILIQTFRASAKELTLLVFFLVLGIVIFASLVYYAERIQPNPHNDFNSIPLGLWWALVTMTTVGYGDMAPKTYIGMFVGALCALAGVLTIALPVPVIVSNFAMYYSHTQARAKLPKKRRRVLPVEQPRPPRLPGAPGGVSGCGTPGSGPHSGPMGSGGTGPRRMNNKTKDLVSPKSGPLGASIVAMSPRTMLDLNPALAMGKPNFQPRFPTPLAATPPVVSAGDTAPSVAPPVIPVPSIAVSTLGKDSGISTSTTTATTNSGNLETSKKAFL